Proteins from a genomic interval of Crassostrea angulata isolate pt1a10 chromosome 7, ASM2561291v2, whole genome shotgun sequence:
- the LOC128193123 gene encoding post-GPI attachment to proteins factor 2-like, whose amino-acid sequence MGKLETRRVEDVQLTVPFKPFAIVTVSLPAFSLLYCFLHGIIFRFDDVNETVCKATNVIPSISAVTGITPGAYFWRICIGLHATPRFAVGFMYYSYYAARLAYVDKDFRPFFKKLLSLNFWLYTIENSCLVGVTYISNKENYPVHEKIFVVFMVTSCCYMLLNTLIFKWTRTDILTPTEKLSLKIKWIMFACIMTATTGLLTAFILHRVFCVPYAFSFFSAFEYVIAYSNMGYHVSGYLEFKNKSIIAADVISDSVYTNGDTPEVKAITNGLDDEMDGKRRSLRIRKKGAGESVQ is encoded by the exons ATGGGGAAGTTAGAAACCCGAAGAGTAGAAGATGTTCAGCTTACTGTCCCGTTTAAGCCATTTGCAATCGTAACTGTCTCTTTGCCAGCGTTTTCATTGCTGTACTGTTTTCTACATGGTATTATATTTCGGTTCGATGACGTCAACGAGACGGTGTGTAAG gcAACCAATGTTATTCCCTCCATTAGTGCTGTGACAGGTATAACTCCAGGGGCGTACTTTTGGAGAATTTGCATTGGTCTTCATGCCACACCAAGATTTGCAGTTGGCTTCATGTACTACAGTTATTATGCTGCAAGATTAGCATATGTCGACAAGGATTTCAGACCTTTTTTCAAGAAATTACTCAGTCTTAACTTTTGGTTATACACCATTGAAAATTCTTGTTTGGTTGGAGTTACCTATATCTCTAACAAGGAAAACTATC CTGTCCATGAGAAGATATTTGTAGTTTTTATGGTTACAAGTTGCTGCTACATGTTACTCAACACCCTCATCTTCAAATGGACGAGGACGGATATCTTGACCCCTACT GAGAAGTTATCCCTGAAGATTAAATGGATCATGTTTGCCTGTATAATGACAGCCACAACCGGACTGTTAACAGCTTTTATATTACACAGGGTATTCTGTGTTCCTTATG CATTTAGCTTTTTCTCTGCATTTGAGTATGTAATAGCATACTCCAACATGGGATATCATGTCAGCGGTTATTTAGAATTCAAAAACAAATCAATCATAGCAGCTGACGTCATCTCAGATTCTGTGTACACCAATGGAGATACGCCTGAGGTCAAGGCCATTACTAATGGTCTAGATGATGAAATGGATGGGAAACGAAGAAGTTTACGAATTAGGAAGAAAGGGGCAGGGGAAAGCGTCCAATGA
- the LOC128193122 gene encoding WD repeat-containing protein 55-like isoform X1, with protein MGKIKSTCSLFVHSDFIDFFMNSNYEKPKDLKFDDLVVDICFHPNREVIAAGHIGGNVTIHTYSTTGENNELMNLEHHKKACRALKFSSDGIHLYTASKDKSIQVIDLNTGSVKQKLKGAHSSAIYCLQVTGENFLASGDDDGCLKLWDLRTKTAVMDMKENEDYISDLAVDDQQKFLLATSGDGTLTAFNIRQKRMELQSELFDSELLSLSILKGNQKVLCGTSEGVINIFNWGEWGNISDRFPGHPLSIDCMVPITRDIVCTGSSDGIVRAVHILPNRFMGVVGEHDEFPVENLSLSHDRKLLASCSHDQTVKFWKVDNLKKEKVNTKKKAKKTNKPKHLAPKDEFFAGLAEGEPSSKTEKNDEDDDNDDSDDDSDDDE; from the exons ATGGGGAAAATCAAGTCAACTTGTTCGTTGTTTGTACACTCTGATTTCATCGACTTTTTCATG AACTCAAATTATGAAAAGCCAAAAGATTTGAAGTTTGATGATTTGGTAGTAGATATTTGCTTCCATCCAAATCGTGAGGTTATTGCTGCAGGACACATTGGAGGAAATGTGACGAT ACACACATATTCCACCACAGGGGAAAATAATGAACTGATGAACCTGGAACACCACAAAAAAGCCTGCAGAGCTCTGAAATTTTCCAGTGATGGCATCCATCTCTATACAGCATCTAAAGACAAATCCATCCAAGTGATAGACCTCAACACAGGATCTGTCAAACAAAAACTCAAAGGAGCACACAG TTCAGCCATATATTGTCTACAAGTAACTGGTGAAAACTTCCTTGCTTCTGGGGATGATGATGGCTGTTTGAAG CTTTGGGATTTAAGGACCAAGACGGCAGTGATGGATATGAAAGAAAACGAGGACTATATCAGTGACTTAGCTGTAGATGACCAACAGAAATTCCTACTGGCTACAAG TGGAGATGGAACACTGACAGCATTCAACATAAGACAGAAAAGAATGGAACTTCAGTCCGAGTTGTTTGACTCTGAGCTACTGTCATtgtcaattttaaaa GGGAACCAGAAGGTCTTGTGTGGTACCTCAGAGGGGGTCATCAACATCTTTAATTGGGGAGAGTGGGGAAATATCAGTGACCGATTTCCAGGCCACCCTCTGTCAATCGACTGTATGGTGCCAATCACCAGAGATATTGTGTGCACAGGCTCCAGTGATGGCATTGTCAG AGCTGTTCATATCCTGCCAAACAGATTTATGGGTGTGGTTGGAGAACATGATGAATTCCCAGTTGAAAACCTAAGTCTCTCACATGACAGAAAATTGCTAGCAAGTTGTTCACATGACCAGACTGTAAAATTCTGGAAGGTTGATaaccttaaaaaagaaaaagtgaaTACAAAAAAGAAAGCCAAAAAGACTAACAAACCCAAGCACCTGGCTCCAAAGGATGAATTTTTTGCTGGCCTGGCAGAAGGTGAACCTTCATCAAAAACTGAAAAgaatgatgaagatgatgacaATGATGATAGTGATGATGATAGTGATGATGATGAATAA
- the LOC128156918 gene encoding heat shock 70 kDa protein 12A-like, whose protein sequence is MACAQEDRLMTAAIDFGTTYSGYCFSFRHDFENDPLKVSANTWTAGTAGLVSLKTPTTVLLDSNQELVAFGYEAEDRYAELAEDEEHAEYYYFRRFKMTLFQSSSRLTRDTMLKDMAGGKQVKAIKVFAHAIRYLKDHMLNTLEQRGAGIKAKDINWVLTVPAIWEDPAKQFMREAAEEAGISRNQLMIALEPEAASLFCKYLPIEKLQGSEGGIGAFKPGSRYLVLDAGGGTVDITVHEVQFNGTLKELDKASGGAWGGTRVDESFKEMLEEIVGGGMLEEFALSHTADYIDLFRDFETKKRNVKDDSPGKITLRIPITLQELYEERGEGEIKKKIRQTKYKDDLTWVGDRLRIDKPRFVELFSAACDGMVDHVKKLLKSPKVRGTNNILMVGGFSESPLLQKRIREEFPSCRVIIPQEAGLAVLKGAVIFGHQPATIAARISKYTYGISTNTKFDRSKHPMSKLKMVEGKEKCKDVFDKHVSIGQLLEIDDVQSEKSYWPLYSNQTQVSLPVYTSTIEDPSFVDEPECCYLGKLTVDIPKHGSDKEVSSSFIFGGTELKVQAVVKSTGETTSANFDFLEGEP, encoded by the exons ATGGCGTGCGCACAAGAGGATCGCCTGATGACCGCTGCCATAGATTTTGGCACGACCTACTCGGGCTATTGCTTCTCGTTTCGCCACGACTTTGAGAACGACCCCCTCAAGGTCTCGGCCAACACTTGGACGGCGGGGACGGCTGGCCTCGTGTCCCTCAAAACCCCCACCACCGTACTACTGGACAGCAACCAGGAGCTGGTGGCGTTCGGATACGAAGCGGAAGATCGCTACGCGGAGTTAGCGGAAGATGAGGAGCATGCAGAATATTACTACTTCCGGCGATTCAAGATGACCTTGTTTCAGTCATCATCT CGACTGACGCGAGACACCATGCTAAAAGATATGGCCGGTGGAAAGCAAGTTAAAGCCATAAAAGTATTTGCACATGCTATCCGGTATCTGAAGGACCATATGTTGAATACTCTGGAGCAGCGAGGCGCGGGAATCAAGGCCAAGGACATTAACTGGGTGCTGACGGTTCCCGCAATCTGGGAGGACCCTGCTAAGCAGTTCATGCGGGAGGCTGCAGAAGAG GCAGGAATAAGCCGTAATCAGCTCATGATAGCGCTTGAACCCGAGGCAGCCTCTTTGTTCTGTAAATATCTGCCCATAGAAAAGCTACAGGGCTCGGAAGGAGGAATCGGTGCTTTTAAGCCCGGAAGTCGATATCTTGTGCTTGATGCAGGAG GAGGAACTGTCGATATCACTGTACACGAGGTTCAGTTCAATGGAACGTTGAAGGAGCTGGACAAAGCTAGCGGTGGGGCCTGGGGCGGGACTAGGGTGGACGAGTCCTTCAAAGAAATGCTGGAGGAGATAGTGGGCGGGGGCATGCTGGAAGAGTTCGCCTTGTCGCACACTGCCGACTACATCGATCTGTTCAGAGATTTCGAAACCAAAAAACGCAACGTCAAAGACGACTCCCCCGGGAAAATCACCCTACGAATACCAATCACTTTACAAGAGTTGTACGAGGAACGAGGAGAGGGAGAAATTAAGAAGAAGATTCGTCAAACCAAATACAAAGATGACCTCACGTGGGTGGGCGATCGTCTGCGCATCGACAAACCCCGTTTTGTTGAGCTGTTCTCGGCTGCGTGTGATGGGATGGTGGATCACGTGAAAAAGTTGCTGAAATCACCCAAAGTTCGAGGCACAAACAACATCCTGATGGTTGGAGGATTTTCTGAATCCCCGTTGCTACAAAAAAGGATTCGAGAGGAATTCCCAAGTTGTCGAGTGATCATTCCTCAGGAAGCTGGGTTAGCGGTGTTGAAAGGCGCCGTTATATTTGGACACCAGCCTGCCACAATTGCAGCACGTATTTCAAAATACACCTACGGGATATCAACCAACACAAAATTTGATCGCAGTAAACATCCCATGTCGAAATTGAAAATGGTAGAAGGCAAAGAGAAATGTAAAGAcgtttttgataaacatgtcTCAATAGGACAGTTACTGGAAATAGACGATGTACAGAGTGAAAAGAGTTACTGGCCTTTGTATTCAAACCAGACCCAGGTGTCACTGCCCGTTTATACATCTACGATCGAGGATCCGTCATTCGTTGATGAGCCCGAGTGTTGTTATCTTGGAAAGTTAACCGTCGATATTCCTAAACACGGTTCTGATAAAGAAGTATCGTCTAGTTTCATCTTTGGAGGAACTGAACTTAAAGTACAAGCCGTTGTCAAAAGCACGGGGGAAACCACAAGTGCTAATTTTGACTTTTTAGAAGGAGAGCCCTAG
- the LOC128193122 gene encoding WD repeat-containing protein 55-like isoform X2, protein MATNKNSNYEKPKDLKFDDLVVDICFHPNREVIAAGHIGGNVTIHTYSTTGENNELMNLEHHKKACRALKFSSDGIHLYTASKDKSIQVIDLNTGSVKQKLKGAHSSAIYCLQVTGENFLASGDDDGCLKLWDLRTKTAVMDMKENEDYISDLAVDDQQKFLLATSGDGTLTAFNIRQKRMELQSELFDSELLSLSILKGNQKVLCGTSEGVINIFNWGEWGNISDRFPGHPLSIDCMVPITRDIVCTGSSDGIVRAVHILPNRFMGVVGEHDEFPVENLSLSHDRKLLASCSHDQTVKFWKVDNLKKEKVNTKKKAKKTNKPKHLAPKDEFFAGLAEGEPSSKTEKNDEDDDNDDSDDDSDDDE, encoded by the exons ATGGCGACAAACAAG AACTCAAATTATGAAAAGCCAAAAGATTTGAAGTTTGATGATTTGGTAGTAGATATTTGCTTCCATCCAAATCGTGAGGTTATTGCTGCAGGACACATTGGAGGAAATGTGACGAT ACACACATATTCCACCACAGGGGAAAATAATGAACTGATGAACCTGGAACACCACAAAAAAGCCTGCAGAGCTCTGAAATTTTCCAGTGATGGCATCCATCTCTATACAGCATCTAAAGACAAATCCATCCAAGTGATAGACCTCAACACAGGATCTGTCAAACAAAAACTCAAAGGAGCACACAG TTCAGCCATATATTGTCTACAAGTAACTGGTGAAAACTTCCTTGCTTCTGGGGATGATGATGGCTGTTTGAAG CTTTGGGATTTAAGGACCAAGACGGCAGTGATGGATATGAAAGAAAACGAGGACTATATCAGTGACTTAGCTGTAGATGACCAACAGAAATTCCTACTGGCTACAAG TGGAGATGGAACACTGACAGCATTCAACATAAGACAGAAAAGAATGGAACTTCAGTCCGAGTTGTTTGACTCTGAGCTACTGTCATtgtcaattttaaaa GGGAACCAGAAGGTCTTGTGTGGTACCTCAGAGGGGGTCATCAACATCTTTAATTGGGGAGAGTGGGGAAATATCAGTGACCGATTTCCAGGCCACCCTCTGTCAATCGACTGTATGGTGCCAATCACCAGAGATATTGTGTGCACAGGCTCCAGTGATGGCATTGTCAG AGCTGTTCATATCCTGCCAAACAGATTTATGGGTGTGGTTGGAGAACATGATGAATTCCCAGTTGAAAACCTAAGTCTCTCACATGACAGAAAATTGCTAGCAAGTTGTTCACATGACCAGACTGTAAAATTCTGGAAGGTTGATaaccttaaaaaagaaaaagtgaaTACAAAAAAGAAAGCCAAAAAGACTAACAAACCCAAGCACCTGGCTCCAAAGGATGAATTTTTTGCTGGCCTGGCAGAAGGTGAACCTTCATCAAAAACTGAAAAgaatgatgaagatgatgacaATGATGATAGTGATGATGATAGTGATGATGATGAATAA